TGGTATTGAAACCCGTAAAACGGCCTTACATGATCACAATGAACGTGACCGAGCACAATGGATAGTTGAACAGTTAAATGAAGGTAAATCAATCGCGCTCATTTCTGACGCTGGTACGCCGCTAATTTCTGACCCTGGCTACCATTTAGTGAATCATGTTCGTCAAGCTGGCCACAGAGTCGTACCGCTACCAGGTGCTTGTGCTGCGATAACGGCCTTAAGTGCATCTGGGTTACCGTCGGATCGCTTTAGCTTTGAAGGTTTTTTACCCTCAAAAGAAAAAGCCCGTATCGATAAACTTGAATTGCTTAAAGAAGATCCTCGGACATTGATATTTTACGAATCTCCTCACCGTATTCTTTATAGCCTTGCCGCTATTGTTGACGTTTTAGGCGCCGATAGGCAAGTGGTAATGGCACGTGAAGTGACTAAAACTTTCGAAACCTTCTTATCTGGCACCGCTGCAGAGGTATTAGCGCTGGTTGAAGCTGATGATAATCAGCAAAAAGGCGAAATGGTCATTATGTGCCACGGCTTTACATTATCTGATGAAGAAGGCATTCCTGCAGTTGCCGTTGCTACGTTAAAGCTGCTTTGTGAAGAATTACCGCTTAAAAAAGCTGCAGCCATCGCTGGGCAAATCCATGGTTTAAAGAAAAATGCCTTGTATAAATACGGTTTAGAACTGGATTTATAAAAAGTCGCTCGCTTTGGCATTGGTTTGTTGCGCTGCTTAGGCTATAATCCGCGCCGAGTTGGCCAGACAGTTGCCGCGTACGCAAGTACGGGGAGGAAAGTCCGGGCTTCAAAGAGCGGGGTACCAGGTAACGCCTGGGCGGTGTGAACCGACGACAAGTGCAACAGAGAGGAAACCGCCATTATTGGCTTAGGCTAACAATGGTAAGGGTGAAAGGGTGCGGTAAGAGCGCACCGTGCGGCTAGCAATAGTCCGTAGCAAGGTAAACTCTACCCGAAGCAAGACCAAATAGGGTTCCGCATGGCGCTGCTCGCGTTGGGACCGGGTAGGTTGCTTGAGCCTGTGAGCGATTGCAGGCCTAGATGAATAACTGTCCACGACAGGACCCGGCTTATCGGCCAACTCAACCTTTCCAAATAGAAGGCCTCACAGCGATGTGAGGCCTTTTATGTTACAAACTGTGCTACAAACTGAGACACAAACAATCCCCTATACGCTCCAGCGTAATGGTATCTACTACTTACGGTTACGCGTACCAAAGATCATAAGAGAAGCAACAAGCCTACCGCCTGTCATTCGACAAAGTCTTCATACCAAGTCCCCTAGAGTAGCGAAAAAGATTGTTAATAATATTATTAGTCAATTTGATGATTTAAGGAGTTCATTGATGGCTAGAAAAGTAAGCGAAGGATTTATAACGCATTTTGCTACAGTTGTTGAGTTCGGTGAAAATGGGCAACCTAAAAGAGCGACTACTTATGACTCTAAAGATAGCGCTGCAGACAATGAGACTGCGATGAAGCATTCTCTTGCTTTAGCTAAATTAGATATACCTCACAAGGTGGAGCCTGAACAAGCATCAGTAGTTGCAGGTGTAGGAATATCTCTTTCGGAATCCTTTGAGCTATATTTTACTTGGCGAAGTGAATTGTATAAAAATAACCGTTATGGCTTATCTAAAGAAGCCTTGAGATCTAGAACGGCTAGTTTTCAGAAACTACTCTTAGTTGTTGGTGATATAGACATTGCACATGTAACAAGTACTCATATTTGGGATACGCTGTCAGTTATAGACAACATGCCTCGTTTGAATCAATTACCTTATAGTCGTGAAAAACGTTTGGAAGTATGGATTGATGCTGCTAAAAAAAGAAGTATTCCTGATCATGATTTAGTTGCCTCGAAACAAGCGGGTGAGGCATTAAAGGATTACCAGTCTTTATTTTCTAAATTCTTAGCTAAGCTCAAAGACCATATATCGGTTGTT
This region of Shewanella livingstonensis genomic DNA includes:
- the rsmI gene encoding 16S rRNA (cytidine(1402)-2'-O)-methyltransferase — protein: MDQMVALYIVPTPIGNFGDISARAIEVLQQVDLIACEDTRHSGRLLSHFGIETRKTALHDHNERDRAQWIVEQLNEGKSIALISDAGTPLISDPGYHLVNHVRQAGHRVVPLPGACAAITALSASGLPSDRFSFEGFLPSKEKARIDKLELLKEDPRTLIFYESPHRILYSLAAIVDVLGADRQVVMAREVTKTFETFLSGTAAEVLALVEADDNQQKGEMVIMCHGFTLSDEEGIPAVAVATLKLLCEELPLKKAAAIAGQIHGLKKNALYKYGLELDL